The Vicia villosa cultivar HV-30 ecotype Madison, WI linkage group LG1, Vvil1.0, whole genome shotgun sequence genome includes a region encoding these proteins:
- the LOC131652117 gene encoding uncharacterized protein At4g04775-like, with protein MSQFSQVSIRSKSPFIRDECRCGLDAPLMTAWTDANPGRRFYGCGIFRDTKCANHFVWYDEEMTPRAKELISSLNEQLIIEKNKANEFKQKENELTMKMKFVKLQLKFTIRMGIVLLMGLVATIGMHIRFRNNHVVMLLISYLGF; from the exons ATGTCTCAATTTTCCCAAGTAAGCATTCGCAGCAAATCTCCTTTCATCCGTGACGAATGCAGATGTGGGTTGGATGCACCATTGATGACAGCATGGACTGATGCTAATCCAGGACGTCGTTTCTATGGGTGTGGAAT ATTCAGGGACACAAAATGTGCAAACCATTTTGTTTGGTACGATGAAGAGATGACTCCAAGAGCAAAAGAGTTAATTTCTTCATTGAATGAGCAGTTAATTATAGAGAAGAATAAAGCCAATGAATTCAAGCAGAAGGAGAATGAATTGACGATGAAGATGAAATTTGTGAAATTGCAGTTGAAGTTTACAATTAGGATGGGCATTGTGTTATTAATGGGACTAGTTGCAACAATTGGGATGCACATTAGGTTTCGAAACAACCATGTTGTCATGCTGTTGATTAGTTACTTAGGTTTTTAA